The following are encoded together in the Echeneis naucrates chromosome 9, fEcheNa1.1, whole genome shotgun sequence genome:
- the fahd2a gene encoding fumarylacetoacetate hydrolase domain-containing protein 2A isoform X4 — MRLPLRSYCIFRSLVGLNQTTAQSRGLSGAAMRLVQFRRHGDGEGIRVGVERGEGLGVVDLKAFDPSMPSTMRELLGLGDEGLECAQRALASSQHVLERSEIHLLSPVLAPEKVVCVGMNYRDHCLEQNAPIPKEPIIFSKFPSAITGPYDDITLPTESQEVDWEVELAFVIGRRGKHIKEEDALSYVAGFTVANDVSARDWQMKRNGKQWLLGKTFDSFCPLGPALVTTDAVNGEKMRNQTKRGN, encoded by the exons ATGAGACTTCCTCTTCGCTCTTATTGTATCTTCAGGAGTTTAGTCGGTCTGAACCAAACGACTGCGCAGAGCCGAGGCTTGAGTGGTGCAGCTATGCGTCTGGTGCAGTTTCGTCGCCATGGTGATGGAGAGGGCATCAGAGTGGGAGTGGAGCGAGGCGAGGGGCTTGGCGTGGTGGATTTGAAGGCGTTTGACCCCTCCATGCCCTCAAcaatgagagagctgctggggCTTGGAGATGAGGGTCTGGAGTGTGCACAGAG AGCCTTGGCGTCCAGTCAGCATGTGTTGGAGCGATCGGAGATCCATCTGCTGTCTCCTGTGTTGGCCCCAGAgaaggtggtgtgtgtgggtatgAACTACCGTGACCACTGCCTGGAGCAGAACGCCCCGATTCCCAAAGAACCGATCATTTTCAGCAAGTTCCCCAGCGCCATCACAGGTCCCTACGATGACATCACACTACCTACAGAGAGCCAG GAGGTGGACTGGGAGGTGGAGCTGGCCTTTGTGATTGGGCGaagaggaaaacacattaaG GAGGAAGATGCTCTCTCCTATGTGGCTGGATTCACTGTGGCCAATGATGTCAGTGCGCGTGACTGGCAGATGAAGCGCAACGGGAAGCAGTGGCTGCTGGGAAAAACGTTTGACAGCTTTTGTCCTCTCGGTCCCGCCTTGGTAACCACTGATGCTGTGAACggtgagaaaatgagaaaccaGACAAAGAGGGGAAATTAA